In the Streptomyces fradiae ATCC 10745 = DSM 40063 genome, one interval contains:
- the gmk gene encoding guanylate kinase translates to MAATSRGTTPEPPDVRPRLTVLSGPSGVGKSTVVAHMRKVHPEVWLSVSATTREPRPGERDGVQYFFVSDDEFDKLVANGELLEWAEFAGNRYGTPRRAVQDRLDAGEPVLLEIDLQGARLVRASMPDAQLVFLAPPSWDELVRRLTGRGTESAEVIERRLAAAKVELAAESEFDVTLVNTSVEDVARELLALMDVV, encoded by the coding sequence ATGGCTGCAACATCCCGGGGGACGACCCCCGAGCCCCCGGACGTACGTCCGCGGCTGACCGTGCTCTCCGGCCCCTCCGGGGTCGGCAAGAGCACGGTCGTCGCCCATATGCGCAAGGTCCACCCCGAGGTCTGGCTCTCGGTGTCGGCCACGACCCGCGAGCCGCGCCCCGGCGAGCGGGACGGCGTGCAGTACTTCTTCGTCTCGGACGACGAGTTCGACAAGCTCGTCGCCAACGGCGAGCTGCTGGAGTGGGCCGAGTTCGCCGGCAACCGCTACGGCACGCCCCGCCGCGCCGTGCAGGACCGCCTGGATGCCGGCGAGCCCGTCCTGCTGGAGATCGACCTCCAGGGCGCCCGGCTCGTCCGCGCGTCCATGCCCGACGCGCAGCTCGTCTTCCTGGCCCCGCCGAGCTGGGACGAGCTGGTCCGCCGCCTCACCGGGCGCGGCACCGAGTCGGCCGAGGTCATCGAGCGGCGGCTGGCAGCGGCCAAGGTCGAGCTGGCCGCCGAGTCCGAGTTCGACGTCACCCTGGTCAACACCTCCGTCGAGGACGTGGCGCGTGAGCTGCTAGCCTTGATGGACGTTGTCTGA
- a CDS encoding integration host factor: MALPPLTPEQRAAALEKAAAARRERAEVKNRLKHSGASLHEVIKQGQENDVIGKMKVSALLESLPGVGKVRAKQIMERLGISESRRVRGLGSNQIASLEREFGGSKA, translated from the coding sequence GTGGCTCTTCCGCCCCTTACCCCTGAACAGCGCGCAGCCGCGCTCGAAAAGGCCGCCGCGGCTCGCCGGGAGCGGGCCGAGGTCAAGAATCGACTCAAGCACTCCGGCGCCTCGCTCCACGAGGTCATCAAGCAGGGCCAGGAGAACGACGTCATCGGCAAGATGAAGGTCTCCGCCCTCCTCGAGTCCCTGCCGGGCGTGGGCAAGGTCCGCGCCAAGCAGATCATGGAGCGCCTGGGGATCTCCGAGAGCCGCCGCGTGCGCGGTCTCGGCTCCAACCAGATCGCGTCGCTGGAGCGCGAGTTCGGCGGCTCCAAGGCCTGA
- the pyrF gene encoding orotidine-5'-phosphate decarboxylase: protein MTAFGARLRAAMDERGPLCVGIDPHASLLAAWGLEDDVDGLETFTRTVVEALAGTVAVFKPQSAFFERFGSRGVAVLERAVADLRAAGGLVVMDAKRGDIGSTMAAYAQTYLCPDSPLFSDALTVSPYLGYGSLKPAVDLARESGAGLFVLALTSNPEGAEVQRAVREDGRTVAATMLAHLAAENAGETPMGSFGAVVGATLGDLSSFDLDIDGPLLAPGIGAQGATPADLPAVFGAAVRNVVPNVSRAVLRHGPDAAALRGAAERYADEVRAAVAG, encoded by the coding sequence ATGACCGCCTTCGGTGCACGACTCCGCGCCGCCATGGACGAGCGCGGCCCGCTCTGCGTCGGCATCGACCCGCACGCCTCCCTGCTGGCCGCCTGGGGCCTTGAGGACGACGTCGACGGGCTGGAGACCTTCACCCGCACCGTGGTGGAGGCCCTCGCCGGGACCGTCGCCGTCTTCAAGCCGCAGTCCGCGTTCTTCGAGCGGTTCGGCTCGCGCGGCGTCGCCGTCCTGGAGCGGGCCGTCGCCGACCTGCGGGCCGCCGGCGGCCTGGTCGTCATGGACGCCAAGCGCGGGGACATCGGCTCCACCATGGCCGCGTACGCGCAGACCTACCTGTGCCCGGACTCGCCGCTCTTCTCCGACGCGCTGACCGTCTCCCCGTACCTGGGCTACGGCTCGCTGAAGCCGGCCGTGGACCTCGCGCGCGAGAGCGGCGCCGGGCTGTTCGTGCTCGCCCTCACCTCCAACCCGGAGGGCGCCGAGGTCCAGCGGGCCGTACGCGAGGACGGCCGCACCGTCGCGGCGACGATGCTGGCCCACCTCGCCGCCGAGAACGCGGGCGAGACCCCCATGGGCTCCTTCGGCGCGGTCGTCGGTGCCACCCTGGGGGACCTCTCCTCGTTCGACCTGGACATCGACGGCCCCCTCCTGGCCCCGGGCATCGGCGCGCAGGGCGCCACCCCGGCCGACCTGCCGGCCGTGTTCGGCGCCGCCGTGCGCAACGTCGTGCCGAACGTCAGCCGGGCCGTCCTGCGGCACGGTCCGGACGCGGCGGCCCTGCGGGGCGCGGCGGAGCGGTACGCGGACGAGGTGCGGGCCGCCGTCGCCGGCTGA
- a CDS encoding quinone-dependent dihydroorotate dehydrogenase, with translation MYKFFFDLVFTRMDPEKAHHLAFRWIRLAARVPVLRTLAAAVLAPRYKELRTEALGLRMHGPFGLAAGFDKNAAGIDGMAMLGFDHVEIGTVTGEPQPGNPRKRLFRLVPDRALINRMGFNNEGSAAVAERLRTRVPVFRTVVGVNIGKTKAVPEAEAVADYVKSTERLAAHADYLVVNVSSPNTPGLRDLQATESLRPLLTAVREAADRAVTDRRVPLLVKIAPDLADEDVDAVADLALELGLDGIIATNTTIAREGLGLKSDPALAAETGGLSGAPVKARSLEVLRRLYARVGDRLVLVGVGGVESAEDAWQRILAGATLVQGYSALVYEGPFYARAVHKGLAARLAASPYATLAEAVGAATRDHSGKATA, from the coding sequence ATGTACAAGTTCTTCTTCGACCTCGTCTTCACGCGGATGGACCCCGAGAAGGCCCACCACCTGGCCTTCCGCTGGATCCGCCTGGCCGCCCGCGTCCCCGTGCTGCGCACCCTCGCCGCGGCCGTCCTCGCACCCCGGTACAAGGAGCTGCGCACCGAGGCCCTGGGCCTGCGGATGCACGGACCCTTCGGCCTCGCGGCCGGCTTCGACAAGAACGCCGCCGGGATCGACGGCATGGCGATGCTCGGCTTCGACCACGTCGAGATCGGCACGGTCACCGGCGAGCCGCAGCCCGGCAACCCGAGGAAGCGGCTCTTCCGCCTCGTACCGGACCGCGCCCTGATCAACCGCATGGGCTTCAACAACGAGGGCTCCGCCGCCGTCGCCGAGCGGCTGCGCACCCGCGTGCCCGTCTTCCGGACGGTCGTCGGCGTGAACATCGGCAAGACCAAGGCGGTCCCCGAGGCCGAGGCCGTCGCCGACTACGTGAAGTCCACCGAGCGGCTCGCCGCCCACGCCGACTACCTCGTCGTCAACGTCTCCTCGCCGAACACCCCCGGCCTGCGCGACCTCCAGGCCACCGAGTCGCTGCGCCCGCTGCTCACCGCCGTCCGCGAGGCCGCCGACCGCGCCGTCACCGACCGCCGCGTCCCCCTGCTGGTCAAGATCGCCCCCGACCTCGCCGACGAGGACGTGGACGCGGTGGCCGACCTGGCCCTGGAGCTGGGCCTGGACGGCATCATCGCCACCAACACCACCATCGCCCGCGAGGGCCTCGGCCTGAAGTCCGACCCGGCGCTGGCCGCCGAGACCGGCGGCCTGTCCGGCGCGCCCGTCAAGGCGCGCTCCCTGGAGGTCCTGCGCCGCCTGTACGCGCGCGTGGGCGACCGCCTCGTCCTCGTCGGCGTCGGCGGCGTCGAGAGCGCCGAGGACGCCTGGCAGCGCATCCTCGCCGGCGCGACCCTGGTCCAGGGCTACAGCGCCCTCGTCTACGAGGGCCCCTTCTACGCCCGCGCCGTCCACAAGGGCCTGGCCGCCCGTCTGGCCGCCTCCCCGTACGCCACCCTCGCCGAGGCCGTCGGCGCCGCCACCCGCGACCACTCCGGAAAGGCCACCGCATGA
- the carB gene encoding carbamoyl-phosphate synthase large subunit, producing MPKRTDIQSVLVIGSGPIVIGQAAEFDYSGTQACRVLKSEGLRVILVNSNPATIMTDPEIADATYVEPITPEFVEKIIAKERPDALLPTLGGQTALNTAISMHEQGVLEKYGVELIGANVEAIHKGEDRDLFKGVVEAVNAKIGHGESARSVICHSMDDVLRGVETLGGYPVVVRPSFTMGGAGSGFAHDEDELRRIAGQGLTLSPTTEVLLEESILGWKEYELELMRDKNDNVVVVCSIENFDPMGVHTGDSITVAPAMTLTDREYQTLRDIGIAIIREVGVDTGGCNIQFAVNPDDGRVIVIEMNPRVSRSSALASKATGFPIAKIAAKLAVGYTLDEIPNDITRETPASFEPTLDYVVVKAPRFAFEKFPSADSTLTTTMKSVGEAMAIGRNFTEALQKALRSLEKKGSQFAFTGDPGDKAELLREAVRPTDGRINTVMQAIRAGATREEVFEATKIDPWFVDQMFLIKEIADELAAVEKLDPELLAEAKRHGFSDLQIAEIRGLREDVVREVRHALGVRPVYKTVDTCAAEFAAKTPYFYSSYDEETEVAPREKPAVIILGSGPNRIGQGIEFDYSCVHASFALSDAGYETVMVNCNPETVSTDYDTSDRLYFEPLTLEDVLEIVHAEQQAGPVAGVVVQLGGQTPLGLSQALKDNGVPVVGTPPEAIHAAEDRGAFGRVLAEAGLPAPKHGTATTFAEAKAIADEIGYPVLVRPSYVLGGRGMEIVYEEARLEAYIAESTEISPSRPVLVDRFLDDAIEIDVDALYDGRELYLGGVMEHIEEAGIHSGDSACALPPITLGGFDIKRLRTSTEAIAKGVGVRGLINIQFAMAGDILYVLEANPRASRTVPFTSKATAVPLAKAAARISLGATIAELRAEGLLPATGDGGELPLDAPISVKEAVMPWSRFRDIHGRGVDTVLGPEMRSTGEVMGIDSVFGTAYAKSQAGAYGPLPTKGRAFISVANRDKRSMIFPARELVAHGFELLATSGTAEVLKRNGINATVVRKQSEGEGPNGEKTIVQLIHAGDVDLIVNTPYGTGGRLDGYDIRTAAVARGVPCLTTVQALAAAVQGIDALNHGGVGVRSLQEHAEHLTAARD from the coding sequence GTGCCTAAGCGCACTGACATCCAGTCCGTCCTGGTCATCGGCTCCGGCCCGATCGTCATCGGCCAGGCCGCCGAGTTCGACTACTCCGGCACCCAGGCGTGCCGCGTCCTCAAGTCCGAGGGCCTGCGCGTCATCCTGGTGAACTCCAACCCGGCGACGATCATGACCGACCCGGAGATCGCCGACGCCACCTACGTCGAGCCGATCACCCCCGAGTTCGTCGAGAAGATCATCGCCAAGGAGCGCCCCGACGCCCTCCTGCCCACCCTCGGCGGCCAGACCGCGCTCAACACCGCGATCTCCATGCACGAGCAGGGCGTCCTGGAGAAGTACGGCGTGGAGCTGATCGGCGCCAACGTCGAGGCCATCCACAAGGGTGAGGACCGCGACCTCTTCAAGGGCGTCGTCGAGGCCGTCAACGCGAAGATCGGCCACGGCGAGTCCGCCCGCTCGGTCATCTGCCACTCCATGGACGACGTCCTGCGCGGCGTCGAGACGCTCGGCGGCTACCCCGTCGTCGTCCGCCCCTCCTTCACCATGGGCGGCGCCGGCTCCGGCTTCGCCCACGACGAGGACGAGCTGCGCCGCATCGCCGGCCAGGGGCTCACGCTCTCCCCGACCACCGAGGTGCTCCTGGAGGAGTCCATCCTCGGCTGGAAGGAGTACGAGCTGGAGCTGATGCGCGACAAGAACGACAACGTCGTGGTCGTCTGCTCCATCGAGAACTTCGACCCGATGGGCGTCCACACCGGCGACTCGATCACGGTCGCCCCGGCGATGACCCTCACCGACCGCGAGTACCAGACCCTCCGCGACATCGGCATCGCCATCATCCGCGAGGTCGGCGTCGACACCGGCGGCTGCAACATCCAGTTCGCCGTCAACCCGGACGACGGCCGGGTCATCGTCATCGAGATGAACCCGCGCGTCTCCCGCTCCTCCGCCCTGGCGTCCAAGGCGACCGGCTTCCCCATCGCCAAGATCGCCGCCAAGCTCGCCGTCGGCTACACCCTGGACGAGATCCCCAACGACATCACCCGGGAGACCCCGGCGTCCTTCGAGCCCACGCTCGACTACGTCGTGGTCAAGGCGCCCCGCTTCGCCTTCGAGAAGTTCCCCTCCGCCGACTCCACCCTCACCACCACCATGAAGTCGGTGGGCGAGGCCATGGCCATCGGCCGCAACTTCACCGAGGCGCTCCAGAAGGCCCTGCGCTCGCTGGAGAAGAAGGGCAGCCAGTTCGCCTTCACCGGCGACCCCGGCGACAAGGCCGAGCTGCTGCGCGAGGCGGTCCGCCCCACCGACGGCCGCATCAACACCGTCATGCAGGCCATCCGCGCCGGGGCCACCCGCGAGGAGGTCTTCGAGGCCACGAAGATCGACCCGTGGTTCGTCGACCAGATGTTCCTCATCAAGGAGATCGCCGACGAGCTGGCCGCCGTCGAGAAGCTCGACCCCGAGCTGCTCGCCGAGGCCAAGCGCCACGGCTTCTCCGACCTGCAGATCGCCGAGATCCGCGGCCTGCGCGAGGACGTCGTCCGCGAGGTCCGGCACGCGCTGGGCGTCCGCCCCGTCTACAAGACGGTCGACACCTGCGCCGCCGAGTTCGCCGCGAAGACCCCGTACTTCTACTCCTCGTACGACGAGGAGACCGAGGTCGCGCCCCGCGAGAAGCCCGCCGTGATCATCCTCGGCTCCGGCCCCAACCGCATCGGCCAGGGCATCGAGTTCGACTACTCCTGCGTCCACGCCTCCTTCGCGCTGAGCGACGCCGGCTACGAGACCGTGATGGTCAACTGCAACCCGGAGACCGTCTCCACCGACTACGACACCTCCGACCGCCTGTACTTCGAGCCGCTCACGCTCGAGGACGTGCTGGAGATCGTCCACGCCGAGCAGCAGGCCGGACCCGTCGCGGGCGTCGTCGTCCAGCTCGGCGGCCAGACCCCGCTCGGCCTCTCCCAGGCCCTGAAGGACAACGGCGTCCCCGTCGTCGGCACCCCGCCCGAGGCCATCCACGCCGCCGAGGACCGCGGCGCCTTCGGCCGCGTCCTGGCCGAGGCCGGCCTCCCCGCGCCCAAGCACGGCACCGCGACCACCTTCGCCGAGGCCAAGGCCATCGCCGACGAGATCGGCTACCCCGTCCTCGTCCGCCCGTCGTACGTGCTCGGCGGACGCGGCATGGAGATCGTCTACGAGGAGGCGCGGCTGGAGGCGTACATCGCCGAGTCCACCGAGATCAGCCCCAGCCGGCCGGTCCTGGTCGACCGCTTCCTCGACGACGCCATCGAGATCGACGTCGACGCCCTCTACGACGGGCGGGAGCTGTACCTCGGCGGCGTCATGGAGCACATCGAGGAGGCCGGCATCCACTCCGGCGACTCGGCCTGCGCCCTGCCCCCGATCACCCTGGGCGGCTTCGACATCAAGCGGCTGCGCACCTCCACCGAGGCCATCGCCAAGGGCGTCGGCGTCCGCGGCCTGATCAACATCCAGTTCGCCATGGCCGGGGACATCCTCTACGTCCTGGAGGCCAACCCGCGCGCCTCCCGCACGGTCCCCTTCACCTCCAAGGCGACCGCCGTGCCGCTGGCCAAGGCCGCCGCCCGCATCTCGCTCGGCGCCACCATCGCCGAGCTGCGCGCCGAGGGCCTGCTCCCGGCCACCGGCGACGGCGGGGAGCTGCCGCTGGACGCGCCGATCTCCGTCAAGGAGGCCGTCATGCCGTGGTCGCGCTTCCGCGACATCCACGGCCGCGGCGTCGACACGGTCCTCGGCCCGGAGATGCGCTCCACCGGCGAGGTCATGGGCATCGACTCGGTCTTCGGCACGGCGTACGCCAAGTCGCAGGCGGGCGCGTACGGCCCGCTGCCCACCAAGGGCCGCGCGTTCATCTCCGTCGCCAACCGCGACAAGCGCTCGATGATCTTCCCGGCGCGCGAGCTGGTCGCCCACGGCTTCGAGCTCCTCGCCACCTCCGGCACCGCCGAGGTCCTCAAGCGCAACGGCATCAACGCCACCGTCGTCCGCAAGCAGTCCGAGGGCGAGGGCCCGAACGGCGAGAAGACCATCGTCCAGCTCATCCACGCGGGCGACGTCGACCTCATCGTCAACACCCCGTACGGCACCGGCGGCCGGCTCGACGGCTACGACATCCGCACCGCGGCCGTGGCGCGCGGCGTCCCCTGCCTCACCACGGTCCAGGCGCTCGCCGCGGCCGTCCAGGGCATCGACGCCCTCAACCACGGCGGGGTCGGCGTCCGCTCCCTCCAGGAGCACGCCGAGCACCTGACCGCGGCCCGCGACTAG
- the carA gene encoding glutamine-hydrolyzing carbamoyl-phosphate synthase small subunit, which yields MTTSTRGTRVPAVLVLEDGRSFRGRAYGAVGETFGEAVFSTGMTGYQETLTDPSYHRQVVVMTAPHVGNTGVNDEDPESARIWVSGYVVRDPARTPSNWRATRTLDEELERQGVVGISGVDTRALTRHLRERGAMRVGIFSGDAVAAEADLLAKVRAQPEMKGADLSAEVATKEPYVVPAIGEKKFTVAAVDLGIKGMTPQRMAERGIEVHVLPATATVDDVYAVEPDGVFFSNGPGDPATADHPVSVMRAVLERRTPLFGICFGNQILGRALGFGTYKLKYGHRGINQPVQDRTTGKVEVTAHNHGFAVDAPLDKVSDTPFGRAEVSHVCLNDNVVEGLQLLDQPAFSVQYHPEAAAGPHDAAYLFDRFVALMEAERA from the coding sequence ATGACGACCTCCACCCGGGGAACCAGGGTTCCCGCCGTACTCGTCCTGGAGGACGGCCGCAGCTTCCGCGGCCGCGCCTACGGGGCCGTGGGGGAGACGTTCGGCGAGGCCGTCTTCTCCACCGGCATGACCGGCTACCAGGAGACCCTGACCGACCCCTCGTACCACCGCCAGGTCGTCGTCATGACGGCCCCGCACGTCGGCAACACCGGCGTCAACGACGAGGACCCCGAGTCCGCCCGCATCTGGGTGTCCGGGTACGTCGTCCGCGACCCCGCCCGCACCCCGTCCAACTGGCGCGCCACCCGCACCCTCGACGAGGAGCTGGAGCGCCAGGGCGTCGTCGGCATCAGCGGCGTCGACACCCGCGCCCTCACCCGCCACCTGCGCGAGCGCGGCGCCATGCGCGTCGGCATCTTCTCCGGCGACGCCGTCGCCGCGGAGGCCGACCTGCTCGCCAAGGTCCGGGCGCAGCCCGAGATGAAGGGCGCCGACCTCTCCGCGGAGGTCGCCACCAAGGAGCCCTACGTCGTCCCCGCGATCGGCGAGAAGAAGTTCACCGTCGCCGCCGTCGACCTCGGCATCAAGGGCATGACCCCGCAGCGGATGGCCGAGCGCGGCATCGAGGTGCACGTGCTGCCCGCCACCGCCACCGTCGACGACGTGTACGCCGTCGAGCCCGACGGCGTGTTCTTCTCCAACGGCCCCGGCGACCCGGCCACCGCGGACCACCCCGTCTCCGTGATGCGCGCCGTCCTGGAGCGCCGGACCCCGCTGTTCGGCATCTGCTTCGGCAACCAGATCCTCGGCCGCGCGCTGGGCTTCGGCACCTACAAGCTGAAGTACGGCCACCGCGGGATCAACCAGCCCGTGCAGGACCGCACGACCGGCAAGGTCGAGGTCACCGCGCACAACCACGGCTTCGCCGTCGACGCCCCCCTCGACAAGGTGTCCGACACCCCCTTCGGCCGCGCCGAGGTCTCCCACGTCTGCCTCAACGACAACGTGGTGGAGGGCCTCCAGCTGCTCGACCAGCCGGCCTTCAGCGTCCAGTACCACCCGGAAGCGGCCGCGGGTCCCCACGACGCCGCGTACCTGTTCGACCGCTTCGTCGCCCTGATGGAGGCCGAGCGTGCCTAA
- a CDS encoding PH-like domain-containing protein, translating into MTTLIPLAAEPRSAEVTDWTARLGWVGLLLLFVVLAYWLMRQGWKWRDKVQSSTLPELPTAPEAPGEPTLTLSGRYHGSTTAGQWLDRIVARGLGTRSRAELALTDAGLEVVRPGAADFFVPADRLRGARLDKGIAGKVLTEGGLLVVTWEHGGRLIDSGFRSDRAAEHTAWVTALTALSTTPSTTPSTTPSTANTTTEGAAR; encoded by the coding sequence GTGACAACACTGATCCCCCTCGCCGCCGAACCCCGCTCGGCCGAGGTGACCGACTGGACCGCCCGCCTCGGCTGGGTCGGCCTGCTGCTCCTCTTCGTCGTCCTCGCCTACTGGCTGATGCGCCAGGGCTGGAAGTGGCGCGACAAGGTGCAGTCCTCCACCCTGCCGGAGCTCCCCACCGCCCCCGAGGCCCCCGGCGAGCCCACCCTCACCCTGAGCGGCCGCTACCACGGCTCCACCACCGCAGGGCAGTGGCTGGACCGGATCGTAGCCCGCGGGCTCGGCACCCGCAGCCGCGCCGAGCTGGCCCTCACCGACGCCGGGCTGGAGGTCGTACGCCCCGGAGCCGCCGACTTCTTCGTCCCCGCCGACCGGCTGCGCGGCGCCCGTCTCGACAAGGGCATCGCCGGCAAGGTCCTCACCGAGGGCGGCCTGCTCGTCGTCACCTGGGAGCACGGCGGCCGGCTCATCGACTCCGGCTTCCGCTCCGACCGCGCGGCCGAGCACACCGCCTGGGTCACCGCCCTCACCGCTCTCAGCACCACCCCGAGCACCACCCCCAGCACCACCCCCAGCACCGCGAACACCACCACGGAAGGCGCCGCACGATGA
- a CDS encoding dihydroorotase: MSKILIRGAKVLGGEAQDVLIDGETIAATARPGEIALGGPGPSAEGATVVEAEGRILLPGLVDLHTHLREPGREDSETVLTGTRAAASGGYTAVFAMANTFPVADTAGVVEQVWRLGREHGYCDVQPIGAVTVGLEGRKLAELGAMHDSAAGVTVFSDDGKCVDDAVIMRRALEYVKAFGGVIAQHAQEPRLTEGAQMNEGVVSAELGLGGWPAVAEESIIARDVLLAEHVGSRVHICHLSTAGSVEIVRWAKSRGIDVTAEVTPHHLLLTDEMVRTYNPVYKVNPPLRTERDVMALREALADGTIDIVATDHAPHPHEDKDCEWAAAAMGMVGLETALSVVQHTMVETGLLDWAAVADRMSFAPARIGGATGHGRPVSAGEPANLTLVDPAYRGTVDPADFASRSRNTPYEGRELPGRVTHTFLRGRATLMDGKLA; the protein is encoded by the coding sequence ATGAGCAAGATCCTGATCCGTGGTGCGAAGGTCCTCGGCGGCGAGGCCCAGGACGTCCTCATCGACGGCGAGACGATCGCCGCCACCGCCCGGCCCGGCGAGATCGCCCTCGGCGGCCCCGGTCCGAGCGCCGAGGGCGCGACCGTCGTCGAGGCGGAGGGGCGGATCCTGCTGCCCGGCCTCGTCGACCTCCACACCCACCTGCGCGAGCCCGGCCGCGAGGACTCCGAGACCGTCCTCACCGGCACCCGCGCCGCCGCGAGCGGCGGCTACACGGCCGTCTTCGCCATGGCCAACACCTTCCCCGTCGCCGACACCGCCGGCGTGGTCGAGCAGGTCTGGCGCCTCGGCCGCGAGCACGGCTACTGCGACGTCCAGCCGATCGGCGCCGTCACCGTGGGCCTGGAGGGCCGCAAGCTCGCCGAGCTGGGCGCGATGCACGACTCCGCCGCCGGGGTCACCGTCTTCTCGGACGACGGCAAGTGCGTGGACGACGCCGTGATCATGCGCCGCGCCCTGGAGTACGTGAAGGCCTTCGGCGGCGTCATCGCCCAGCACGCCCAGGAGCCCCGCCTCACCGAGGGCGCCCAGATGAACGAGGGCGTCGTCTCCGCCGAGCTGGGCCTCGGCGGCTGGCCCGCCGTCGCCGAGGAGTCGATCATCGCCCGCGACGTGCTCCTCGCCGAGCACGTCGGCTCCCGCGTGCACATCTGCCACCTGTCGACCGCCGGCTCCGTCGAGATCGTCCGCTGGGCCAAGTCCCGCGGCATCGACGTCACCGCCGAGGTCACCCCGCACCACCTCCTCCTCACCGACGAGATGGTCCGCACCTACAACCCCGTCTACAAGGTCAACCCGCCGCTGCGCACCGAGCGGGACGTCATGGCCCTGCGCGAGGCCCTCGCCGACGGCACCATCGACATCGTCGCCACCGACCACGCCCCGCACCCGCACGAGGACAAGGACTGCGAGTGGGCCGCCGCCGCCATGGGCATGGTGGGCCTGGAGACCGCGCTGTCCGTCGTCCAGCACACGATGGTGGAGACCGGCCTCCTCGACTGGGCCGCCGTCGCCGACCGGATGTCCTTCGCCCCCGCCCGCATCGGCGGCGCCACCGGGCACGGCCGCCCCGTCTCGGCTGGCGAGCCCGCCAACCTCACGCTGGTCGATCCGGCATACCGTGGGACGGTGGACCCCGCGGACTTCGCCTCCCGCAGCCGCAACACCCCCTACGAGGGCCGCGAGCTGCCGGGACGCGTCACCCACACCTTCCTGCGGGGCAGGGCAACGCTCATGGACGGGAAGCTCGCGTGA
- a CDS encoding aspartate carbamoyltransferase catalytic subunit, translating to MKRHLISAADLTRDDAVLVLDTAEEMARMADRPIKKLPTLRGRTICNLFFEDSTRTRISFEAAEKRLSADVINFSAKGSSVSKGESLKDTAQTLAAMGVDAVVIRHSASGAPYRLATSGWIDAPVINAGDGTHQHPTQALLDAFTLRRRLIGHDAGVGRDLSGRRVTIVGDVLHSRVARSNVDLLHTLGAEVTLVAPPTLVPVGVGSWPCEVSYDLDSALPGSDAVMMLRVQRERMNAAFFPTEREYSRRYGLDAERMAKLPGHAVVMHPGPMVRGMEITAEVADSPRCTVVEQVANGVFTRMAVLYLLLGGNEPAVTQPSSPSSSRTEEK from the coding sequence ATGAAGCGCCACCTCATCTCGGCCGCCGACCTCACACGGGACGACGCCGTACTCGTCCTCGACACCGCCGAGGAAATGGCCCGCATGGCGGACCGGCCGATCAAGAAGCTGCCCACCCTGCGCGGCCGGACGATCTGCAACCTCTTCTTCGAGGACTCCACCCGCACCCGGATCTCCTTCGAGGCCGCCGAGAAGCGCCTCTCGGCCGACGTCATCAACTTCTCCGCCAAGGGCTCCAGCGTCTCCAAGGGCGAGTCCCTCAAGGACACCGCGCAGACCCTCGCCGCCATGGGCGTCGACGCCGTCGTCATCCGGCACAGCGCCTCCGGCGCCCCCTACCGGCTCGCCACCTCCGGCTGGATCGACGCCCCGGTCATCAACGCCGGCGACGGCACCCACCAGCACCCCACCCAGGCCCTGCTCGACGCCTTCACCCTGCGCCGCCGCCTCATCGGCCACGACGCGGGCGTCGGACGGGACCTCTCCGGCCGGCGCGTCACCATCGTCGGCGACGTCCTGCACAGCCGCGTCGCCCGCTCCAACGTCGACCTGCTGCACACGCTCGGCGCCGAGGTCACGCTGGTCGCGCCGCCCACCCTCGTGCCGGTCGGCGTCGGGAGCTGGCCCTGCGAGGTGTCGTACGACCTCGACAGCGCCCTGCCCGGGTCCGACGCCGTCATGATGCTGCGCGTCCAGCGGGAGCGGATGAACGCCGCGTTCTTCCCCACCGAGCGCGAGTACTCCCGCCGCTACGGCCTCGACGCCGAGCGCATGGCGAAGCTCCCCGGCCACGCCGTCGTCATGCACCCCGGCCCCATGGTGCGCGGCATGGAGATCACCGCCGAGGTCGCCGACTCGCCGCGCTGCACCGTGGTCGAGCAGGTCGCGAACGGCGTCTTCACCCGCATGGCCGTCCTCTACCTGCTGCTCGGCGGCAACGAGCCCGCCGTCACCCAGCCGTCGTCCCCGTCGTCGTCCCGTACCGAGGAGAAGTAA